The nucleotide window attattttctttcatttatggTGTTTAATTTTTATGAAGATCTATAATTAAATTCTTTATGGTGTTTTGTCAGTATGATTAAAAGACAAATGATTTCAACAgttgtaaatgtatgtgttgctattattcattcatttttgcacatttacatgTTTGCACAACACATCTCACTGGCGCTAGTAAGAAATAAATTACAGGATTTACAGTAGAATTGAAGTTAGCCCTGAAGTCAGAGTAGATGTAGTTTTTTTACATGCATCACAGATGTGGTGCTCTCCTGTGATGGGTTTCACTCTCAATTATGAGGAAATCACTCACATACATGagtaatataaaacatattaagatTTACCGGGGTATTTTAACTATTACCAAGTCAATTGTTTATTAACATTTGGCTCCAGTATAGAACTTTGTCAGTGTATGCAGGCGCTGTCTGGGGGTTTATTTGTAACTGAGGTGCCACCTGAGACTGAGGTCTGTGTTGGTCTGAATTGAATGATAATGGGGAAGTtccatattaaatataaacacTTTCACTTGCATTGTGGTTTGGTGTCCTCATGGTCATGAACACAATTTGAACAGTAGCGTGTTGCTAAACTGTTGTTGTCATTTAGTCTTTCCAACACCACAGAGAAGAGTCAGCGATaaaatctcccttcttaaaaAGAATAAGATcagcttgtaaaaaaatgaTGGTGAGTattaaattttattaatttttattatggtTGGTATGgtggtttttttatatttttacactacaggccagatgtctagaaataaatgttaaataaacttAACTGAATATTTTGCGCATTATTTAGCTTCAAAGGTTCAAACAATTAGTTGCTGATCAAGACATATCAGAAAGGTCTTTGGTACACTGGCAGGTTTTGCGTTTGACTCaagttatttttaaaagaattgcTGGAAAGGATGAAGTGAATCTGTGCTGCTGTCATAAATGGGCACATAAGCTGTCACAGCCATTcaattgcatttatattatttagaaattcttaaaatgtaaaggattttttttaagtggaggATGGACTCCAACTTCTGACTTGAAGTCTTGGTAATTAtttttagtagtagtagtagtagcagttgtataaatacaatttctgTCATTGTTTCCTTGTATTAACACATTTCCTCTATATATATTgtctaatattattattaatataccAATATACCAATTGTTTGTATTTCATTGCATTATATGCAATTTCTATAACTTACACCTAAAATCTGCAGATTCACTTGAAAGACTTCAGTTGCCAAATGTAGACAATTGCTAATCAAATCACCCCTTTTCATTTAGGTGGAAACTGGTCTGACTTCATGCATGGTCTTCATTTATGTTGCTGTGGTGTGTTCCTTGGCAGCGGTAGGATGGTATCCTAAAACCCTGCCCTGTGAAGTCACTCTGCAAAGCGACTGGAGTGAAGTCAGCGTGAACTGTACCGGTGTGGGGCTTGAGTACATTCCAGCAGGCATCCCGAGAAACACAACCAACTTGACCCTCACCATCAACCACATCCCTCATATCAACACAAGTTCCTTCAGCAACCTAGAGAACATCACAGAGATCGACATGCGCTGCAACTGTGTTCCTGTCAAAGTCGGGCCCAAGGACCATATATGCAACAGAAGTGTGACGATTGAAGATGGAACCTTTTCACAATTAAGAAATTTAAAATCTTTGTATTTGGATGGAAATCAGCTCAAAATGATACCCAAGCAACTCCCGACAGGTCTAGTCCTACTCAGTCTTGAGATTAACAGCATCTTCTCCATCCAGAAGGAAAACCTCTCTGAACTTACAAACATTGAGGTCCTTTATTTAGGACAGAATTGTTATTTCCGAAATCCGTGCAACAACTCGTATCAAATTGAGCAGGATGCCTTCTTCCAGCTTCAGCGGATGAAACTGCTCTCTCTCAAGGCTAACAATTTATCTACCGTTCCTCAGAGACTACCGGCAAGTCTTAAGGAACTTTATCTATACAATAACGACATTCAGAGGGTGACCGAGAGGGATTTCCAGAACTTGACAGAGCTTGAGATCCTTGATTTGAGTGGCAATTGTCCGAGGTGCTACAATGCGCCCTTCCCCTGCACTCCATGTCCAAACAATGCTCCACTTTACATTGAAAAGAAAGCCTTTAAAAATTTGAAGAAACTGCAGATACTGCGTCTACACAGTAATTCGCTCACTAAAGTTCTGCCAGAATGGTTCAAAGGCTGCAGGAATCTTAAAGTACTGGACCTCTCATCCAACTTTTTGGCACATGAGATAACAAATACTGAGTTTCCTTTGTCCTTGCCCTCGCTTGAGGAGCTAGATCTCTCTTTTAACTATCAGCTCCAAAGGTATTCACCTTCACTTAGCCTGAATGAATCTTTTGCTGGCTTAAAATCCCTTCAAATTCTCCGAATCCGGGGCTTGGTATTCCAGAAGCTAAGCAAAGAGGACATTGCGCCATTGACCACCCTCGGAAACCTCACAATGCTCGATCTGGGGTTCAACTTCATCAAGATCACTGACCTCAGCATTTTGTCAACGCTTAAAAATTTCCGCGTGATAAACTTGTCTGAGAACAAAATCTCGTCACCATCTGAGGAAGGGTACAGGTCTGGGTTTACCATGGAGCAGCCGGTGCAGAGGTCACCGGTGTTAGAAAATGCGCAGTACTACAACAGAGAGGTGAGGGAGATTCACTACTTCAGATATGACGAATTTGCACGGAGCTGCAAATTCAGGGACAAGGAACTTGGTATTGTGAGTCCCTTCAGCAATGATTGCTCTCAGTATGGAAAAACGTTGGATTTAAGCAggaacaacatatttttcctcCATTCCAGATTCTTAAGCCTTAAAGAACTTAAGTGCTTGAATTTATCAGGCAACGCCATGAGCCAGAGTTTAAATGGCTCCGAGTTTATCCACCTTAACAACTTGCAGTATCTTGACTTCTCCAACAATCGTTTGGACACCATGTATGCAACAGCATTTCAGGAACTAACTAACTTGGTTGTCCTCGATATCAGCAACAACAACCATTACTTTGAAGCTGAAGGTTTGACACACATGCTTAATTTCACCACTAAACTCTCAAGCCTGAAGAAATTGATCATGAACAACAATCAAATTTCCACCTCAACCAATACAGAAATGGAGAGTTTTTCACTTGAGCATTTGGAATTCAAAGGCAACCGTCTAGACATGTtatggagagatggagacacGAGGTACATCAACTACTTCAGCAAACTTCTTGAACTGAAGGTGCTACACATTTCTGATAATAACCTCAACTTCATCCCTGACCAGGTTTTTCCTGGACTGCCCAAAAAACTTACCGATCTGTATGTCAACAAAAATAGACTAAAAGTTTTTCGCTGGGAAAAACTGGAGCATCTCACGCAACTGCAAGTTCTGGACCTTAGTGAGAATCTTTTGACAGATGTTCCAGCTGAACTCTCCAACTGCACCACGTCTCTTAAGAGGCTCATTTTAAGCAGAAACCGCATTTCACAGCTAACCCCTCACTTTCTGAACAACGCCTTCAACCTGAAGATCCTTGACCTCAGTTTCAATGAGATCCAAAACATAGAAAAATTTAGTTTTCCAGAGGATGTCACTGAAACCATGGACACCATTcatctcaacaacaacaaatttcAGTGCACCTGCAACGCAATGTGGCTTGTGCGTTGGATGAACCGGACAGCGGTCAACATTCCCAAGCTAGCAACAGACGTGCAATGTGCCGCTCCCGGCGAGCAGCAAGGTAAAATTGTCATTTCTCTGGACCTTCAGGCTTGCCAGTACAACTACCTGTCCATCACTCTGTACATCCTCCTGACCTCCTTGGTCCTGtgctttctctcactctctatcTCCAGCCATCTTTTCCTCTGGGACGTGTGGTACATCTTCCACTTTTTGTCTGCAAAGCTCAAGGGCTACAGACATCTCTCTTCAGAGAGCAACATCTATGATGCCTTTATCGTCTATAATAAGAAGGACCTGGCAGTGTCTGACTGGGTGCTGAATGAGCTCAGCGTCCATCTGGAGGAGCGTGGAGATCCTCCCCTAACGCTGTGCATGGAGGAACGTGACTGGATTCCCGGGTGTCCTCTCATTGACAACCTCTCCCAAAGCATCCAGCAAAGCAAGAGGACGGTGTTCATTCTCACCAACAGCTACATGAAGAGCGGCGAATTCAAAACCGCCTTTTATTTGGCGCACCAGAGGCTTATGGATGAGAAGAACGACGTCATTATTTTGATATTCATGGAGAAGACTCCTTGTAATTCCAAATATCTTCGACTGAGGAGGAGGCTCTACAAAAGGTCTGTGCTGGAATGGCCTTCAAATCCTCAGGCCCAGCAGTACTTTTGGTTTTGCCTCAGGAGTTTAATGGTCACAGAAAGTCATAAACAGTATAACAAGCTCTTCCAAGAGACTCTTTAAATAGCCCAATAGCTTCTATTGCGGTGTACTTATGAAACAATGAGTTTCACTTTACACACATTACTTTACatttgtatatgtaaatgttaccATATAGCTTATTAATAGACTGTACATTAGCCACCATGTTACTAGTagaaatgtatatgtgtatactGTATGTAATAGAGGTACGTTTTCAATTGCATTTGTGTTATCAAGCTTTTGTAAGCCTGTTGATTAATGAAATAAACTAGCCAAAAACCTTGCAGTAGCTACCCTCTACCTCCCCTACCTCTACCTGTTAGTAAATAGAACCAACAGCACTACCAGTGTTTTGTGAAGATTacttttgaaatatatattttttttacaagttagcctatttaaaatgtaatagtagtgtaaatataatgaaaatgaatcaatGAAAATAACTTAATAACagacttcaggcctcattttactgtGAGATCATACCATTGATAAaccaaatatttaacatttaagtgCACTGAATAATGtgagaaactttttttctgacaaCATCCACTTTTTTTATAGGCACTGagcgctgattggctgacacaaaTACCACTCATCACTATTCTTAAACATATTGACAAGATTTTGTATACAATAATATGatgtaaccaaaaaaaaatgtaatcatgaatctttcaataagtaactgtaattaaattacatttacaaactttttgtaattaaattatgtaaCACCATTATATGTAACTCGTTACTCCTGAACACTGTGTACCATTACAGTGCATTGACTTACATCTTGTTAACTCGTTCTAGTTAGCACACCGATCATTTGGATGCCCAACATTGACaatgcacacatacacttacATTGCTGTGTTGCATTAACAACTGAGTTGTTTTATCTTCAGTTAGAAGTGTGAATGTTCCTTTTCCGATTCTAAAAGAGAAGCAGGTCAAGGGAACTTCTTCTTTCATTATTACACAGCAGAAGGAACTCTGCAACAAACCAATCAGCttcctgcactgctgcagcTATTATTTGACTACAGTAACAGCTATATGTCAACTCTTTAGAAAACAGAGAAAAGGGAATCACTTCTTCAGGCACACTAACCAGGATGCAGAAAAGCCATTCCTGCATTGTAGGACTGTACTGTAATAGAGGATTGGACCTGCATGGGTTATGAATTCAAAATTTGCTTTGGGATaaaccgtttttttttcttaagcgAAGCATTTAAGAGAAAATCACAAAAATGGTGAGAATATGCAACGTTCTGCAATgttgacaaaatattttgtatgatCTGTTGATGGATCTGATGTGTATGTGTCAATTTTCCTTGTGAAAAAAAAGGGGAATGTGTTTCGTATACATGCAGATGCATTAAAATTGTGAAAAGCCCTTCCAGTTGACAGTATCAGTTTTCAGCACATTAAATGCATTctggtaaaaatgtttgtggattttctgcatttttggcAAAAACCCATCAAGTGAGAGGACAAGGGTAATGCATTCTGATTAAAGTTCAAAATCTAATAGAACCTTTATATTATTGCAGGTGGCATCCTGCTGGTCAGACCTGTTCTGCTGGGTGCTGTTTTCCC belongs to Denticeps clupeoides chromosome 9, fDenClu1.1, whole genome shotgun sequence and includes:
- the LOC114796397 gene encoding toll-like receptor 7, giving the protein MMVETGLTSCMVFIYVAVVCSLAAVGWYPKTLPCEVTLQSDWSEVSVNCTGVGLEYIPAGIPRNTTNLTLTINHIPHINTSSFSNLENITEIDMRCNCVPVKVGPKDHICNRSVTIEDGTFSQLRNLKSLYLDGNQLKMIPKQLPTGLVLLSLEINSIFSIQKENLSELTNIEVLYLGQNCYFRNPCNNSYQIEQDAFFQLQRMKLLSLKANNLSTVPQRLPASLKELYLYNNDIQRVTERDFQNLTELEILDLSGNCPRCYNAPFPCTPCPNNAPLYIEKKAFKNLKKLQILRLHSNSLTKVLPEWFKGCRNLKVLDLSSNFLAHEITNTEFPLSLPSLEELDLSFNYQLQRYSPSLSLNESFAGLKSLQILRIRGLVFQKLSKEDIAPLTTLGNLTMLDLGFNFIKITDLSILSTLKNFRVINLSENKISSPSEEGYRSGFTMEQPVQRSPVLENAQYYNREVREIHYFRYDEFARSCKFRDKELGIVSPFSNDCSQYGKTLDLSRNNIFFLHSRFLSLKELKCLNLSGNAMSQSLNGSEFIHLNNLQYLDFSNNRLDTMYATAFQELTNLVVLDISNNNHYFEAEGLTHMLNFTTKLSSLKKLIMNNNQISTSTNTEMESFSLEHLEFKGNRLDMLWRDGDTRYINYFSKLLELKVLHISDNNLNFIPDQVFPGLPKKLTDLYVNKNRLKVFRWEKLEHLTQLQVLDLSENLLTDVPAELSNCTTSLKRLILSRNRISQLTPHFLNNAFNLKILDLSFNEIQNIEKFSFPEDVTETMDTIHLNNNKFQCTCNAMWLVRWMNRTAVNIPKLATDVQCAAPGEQQGKIVISLDLQACQYNYLSITLYILLTSLVLCFLSLSISSHLFLWDVWYIFHFLSAKLKGYRHLSSESNIYDAFIVYNKKDLAVSDWVLNELSVHLEERGDPPLTLCMEERDWIPGCPLIDNLSQSIQQSKRTVFILTNSYMKSGEFKTAFYLAHQRLMDEKNDVIILIFMEKTPCNSKYLRLRRRLYKRSVLEWPSNPQAQQYFWFCLRSLMVTESHKQYNKLFQETL